CACAACTATGTCGCTGGAGCTGAATAACGAGGCCAGGAGGACCAAGATTTCATGATTAGAGTAAAGAGTGCAGTTACCAACGGTGTCATCACCCGCTTCGGCCCGGAAATCAAACAAAGAGTGAAAGTCTTATCCAAGAAATAGCGAACATCATAGTTACCTCGTCACATACCTACACAGCACACCACACGCTAGTTCACGGTTACACACACGTGCCTAGTCACTAGAGAAGAAACAAAGCTATTCAGTAGTTAAGCCACTTTTGGTACAATTGCAAAATAGAGAGATACTGTATATCAAACAGATTTCGctatacctttttttttaaacaggtcGTTACAAACAATGCAAAGATAATTGTCTTTATAAAACTCCAGATTCTACCGTACATAGACAATGCTTTTTTGAGTATAGAACACCACATAGGACTACTTTTATGGCAAAGCTTGTGTGGGATGACAGCTCATTTGTGTGACTGGAAGTTCAGAGAAAtaccttttttgtttgtttgtgctgcaccGTCAGTAATCACAGGTTGCTCTTGCAAAATGAGCTTTGTGGTTGAAAGCGAGAGAGATGCAACGGAGACTGTAAACACGTTGCTGTAGGTGTAGTAATGATTTCATATTCATATCGTAATCATAAGAACCAATTTATATCAAACAGACATGGGTTCTCCCTTATTACAGAATATTAACCTTCCCAAAAAGTGTGCCATAAATCTAGACAAATAAAGACTTCTACGTAAGTAATTGAACTTCCAAATCACAAAAATGgctgttatcattattattattaatcctGATGGCTATTACACAGTTCATATAACAACACATGGCGAATGGCAAATGTTAAATGAGTCCTGATTGGTCAATGTGTCCCAACAAGCGCAGGTATAAGCAACCACCTCCCCTCAGTCCCCACTGTCCTTCCACAGTTTCTCATGTCCTCTTGACTTCTTCTTGATGCATATCATTAGGAGACCAAGGCACTTGCCCGTCCAAATGTCCCACTATTCTGAGAGGAAATCCTCTTCATCTAAATTCAGCTTAAACAGCCATTTTCCTGCAAACTCTTACAAACTGAGACTTTTAATACCGTCATCTCCTTCTTTCTACAGTAtgttgctttttcattttttttttttttggtaaatatctattgtcttttctctcctctttcagtTAAATCCAGTAAAGTACTGTATGTAAATACGGAAACCAGTCGTAATTGAAAAAGAATGGAAGGACAGACAAATAACACAGAtaaaagagagagcgagagaaagagagtcgGACATATAGAAAGTGAAGAGACAGTAGAAAAAATACAGCTAACTAAATATAGCGATACCAAAACGAACACGCGTCACAGAATTTCACAGAATTCCTGATATATAACaattcacacacagagaatacACTTTGGACCTCATGTGAATGACAACACAGTACAAAAACAGTAGAAATACAGTTACCACCATtgtgtaatatatatttttctatagTACTTATTCTGAAAAAGTTCTTGGCTAGGTAGAGCAAGATGGAACGTCTCTGCAGCCACTGAAATCAGCAGGTCACATGAAATCTTGTGTATTCTTTTGGAGCTCAAGGAACTTGTGAAATGTAGGTTTTAGAATATGTTTGTGTAGCTGATTTAAATCATCATcaaaattaaatcatttaataAACACTTGATTCAGCATTTACAGATATTTAGATCCACCACCAGTAAAACCTGACACTGAACATTTGAGTGGTTTAAATGGAGGATGAACAAAAATTGCATGATTCTTCCAAAGAAATTGGGGCTTTTAGTTCTTTTTTCACATTAACTTCTCAGATTCCCTGACTGTACCAGGTTTTCAGTGACCATAGGAACCCTGTCTATCTGTGCTGTGCTAAATGAGCATTCGCTGACCAAGGGCCTTGCATCTGTGTTGTCTCAATAACCGTCCTCTGCCTCCATCCTTTCCTTCATCTGCACTGATCTGAGACAGGTGACGGGAACGTGCTGAGGCGAAGTGATTGAGATTGCCCAGCTGTTTTGGAGTCAatgcagggggaggagagggggacgACGgagaagaagaattactttGATGCAGCTGAACTCCTTCCCGATACACCCTCATCTATCTTTCCCTCCCTCAAGACCGTGCATCTGTTTTTGACTTCACTATTGTAATTACACTCGTCGCTGTTGCCACCTTCCCTGGTATGAGCGGGCCGATGACTGATGACGGCACCCCTCCTCCGCCCCCTCCGGCCCTGACCCCGACCCCTACAGTGGGGCTCCGCGCCACAGTCCTCGCAAAGGTCTGCAAGGCCTCGTACTTGGACCTCAGAGCGTCCAGCTCAACGCGCATGGAAGCATTCTCATTGGCCAGTTTGtccacctcctgctgcagctgggcCTTCTGCTTCTCCAACTCCTCCTTCTGGGTGACCCTCTTCACCCGGCAGCTGGCGGCGTAGCCCCGGTTCTTCAGGGTGCGCCGCCGCTGTTTCAGCTGCAGGATCTCCTCTTTGGTGAGACCCCGGAGGTGCTGGTTCAGCTCCCGCACCGACATGGTCACCAGCTCATCGTCTGTGAGGCTGGTGCCATTCTCCCCCGGCTCACGCTTCACCTGGAAGAAACAGGAGGTGGAGTGAGGAAAAACAGGCCAACATATCAGAAACAGATtcttcagttttaaatgtgcacTCTATTACCTTCAAGGCTTTATTTCCTTTGTTAGTCGTCGTCATGCCACAATTGCCTTGCTCTTCTGAACACACCTGCGGAGAAGCAGGAAGAGTACAGAACATAAGCAGAGAAACATTACAAAGAAATACCCTCCTTTGTTTATGTtccttaaaaaaatcaatataatcATATTAACTAAAGATCAATACCTGGTGTGCTGATAGGGCACTGTTGTGTGAGCATGTTACAGTGTTATTCATCAGTCTAGTTAGTTGTGTCTCAGAATGTATGAGTGAAAGTGACTAAAACATTTCTTAGAATTTCcctgacttcctgtttcctggtGGTTGCACAGACAGTGCCCACCACCTTTGTGTTGTTGCACTCTTATTGGCTGGCTTCAGACCAACAGTAATGAAATGAGCGTTAAAGGAGGAAGTGGTAAAATCTGTGGGATGAACTCCAGGGGAAAACCAACAGTTagagatgacacacacacacacacacacacacacacacacacacacacacacacacacacacacacacctcactagAGACTGCTGCAAAGATACTGGTGGACAGTTggaagacagacacagacaccaactaataataaaaaattcaTACTGCACAATGAGTGCAGCAGATAAAACGATGCACCAGCGTGTTAACAAGGGACAAAAGGACTGACAATGTCAACAAAGAGGGAGCATGGTGCAAAAGTGCAAAAGATGAGATCAGTCCTGAGAGCACACAGCTCCACAGACGAGCATCTCAAAGAGATGCTTTGTGTGGTGGTGCATTGGTCTGGCTCTCATCTctcagacctgtgtgtgtgtgtgtgtgtgtgtgtgtgtgtgtgtgtgtgtgtgtgtgtgtgtgttcgataAAGGGCGGctattgttgctgctgctgagcgaTCATCATGCGACCAGTCATGATGACTCAGCAGATTCCTGATTTCACCccacacacccctcctcctGCCATGCAAatttctgctctcctctgtcacttgttattcccctccctctctttttttaactCGCCTCATAACAGTCTTGCTCATCCcacaaatgtgacagtgtgcTCAAAATATAGATGGAGGCAATGGACTGACAGTTAAATGCTGTTGTCCTCAAAACATTTAAGACCTGCCTCACCTGCTGAATTAAACCTGAGGCAGcctcttctcttcctttatACTCTCCTGTGTATTTCATAAAAGgacaagtaaaaagaaaactagGAAACCAAATTGCGATGATTTGTGCCTTAAGACATTTACAAgttttgtgatttaaaaaaactcctTGTTTGGGGAAGTGATGACACTGAAGTGGCGACGTGTCTTGTTCATTCTTATTCTTTTCTGTCACAGGACACATGCCAGTGAGCCTCCCCACAATGCACCTCTGTATGTCTGTGAGgctgcgtgagtgtgtgtgcatatgtgtgtgtgtccaacagTTATAAATAGCAGTAGATCAAAGCAAAATGTACCAACAAGCATATACAAGTAATCATGCATCCACACAGCGCACGTGAAGAGCAGGGCAACTTAAAAAGTCTGTCGTCGACTCGGTGAAAAGATGAAGAGTATGGGAAATCAGCATTGCTACAGTTGCTTTAATAAATCAACCACACTGCTTCCTTCAGAGTGTTTAACTTTAGTACTTCATTGGTCAATAAAAAAATGCTGTTTTATTTAAGTGTGTACATAAAGAGCTTCTTGTAAATACTCGTCTTCAATCCATGTGAACCACGGCgctcttgttttgtttggatGCAGCCTCCCACAGCTGGAGGTGCATCATCGCACAATAGACGGATCAGAGAGAATCAAGTGAGGGTGGCTGCTGGGGTTGGGGGTGGAGaagagaggtggtggtggtggtggggggctgAGAAAAAACAGAGGGGGCAAAAGGAGGTTGTTTTCCTGCCAGGCACTGGTTTATTTCCCCAGTGCCAACCCCAACCCCCCATCTGCATACAAACAAAAAGCAtgccagcaaacacacacacacacacacacacacacacacacacacatccccctGCCACCGTGCCAGTCGGGCACgataaaacacacatgcaaagcgGTTGACTGCAAGTCCGCAAATGTTTAGAGGGCTAAACAATGCGTGATACATGCAGAAATGGAATGCATGCATGAAAAAACAATCACTATATTAGGGATCTTGTTATCTTAGATACAGACAGCTGAAAAACTGAATTACTGCTGGTGCACAAAAGGTGATGCAGCTCTGTACTCATTGTTGGTTTctgcaaatgtttcagtgtCTGTGGTTTGTAGTACATTTGTTAAATGAAGATGAGAAAACAGGATGTACCAGATTTGGTTGTGTACAACTGGATCTAAAGTGAAACCAGCAACTTATCATGATCCCTTAAGAAAAAGATGATATCGGTAtattgcttttctctttttaaatttaaactgtCTTTTTAAAACTGCTATTTCAGCGAAATGTTctattgttgctgttgttattattattataattgagTAGAACTGCTTGATAaccagctgaacacacacacacacacacacacacacacacacacacacacacacacgcacacacacacacacacacacacacacacacacacacacacacacacacacacacacaccttgaccCATACCAactccttccaccaagtttcatggaaatccattcagttgttcTTGTGTAATTTTGCTTACaaaaaaaccaaccaacaaacagacaggggtgaaaacataacctacttGCCAGAGGTAATAAATGCCAAAACAcccatttttttaatgatttgacTGTAAATTGTCTGTAACATTTGCCCATCACTGTTTGTCAGAGCCAAATGTCTCTTCGATCTTCAAAACGTTTCTTTAGTCCAACTAACTGTCCAAAGCCCAAGGATCTAAAGTACCTGTCAAAGTTTTGTCAAAGAGTCTGAAAACTTTTCTACAGTTTTGCTCGATGAAATGACTGCACTGGTTAACAAAGGGGTTGTCAAAGTCTGAGATTATGGTCCTGAATCAAAGCTTGTAAAGAGATGCCCTCTTACTCCACCGTATAGTTTACTTGCTTAGTTTCACTCATGTTCAGGAGGCCGATATGAATATGATGCCTTTTGATTGACACTCCACGGTTGACCGAAGAGAGCCTAACGTTGCTGTTTAACATGACTTCAGGTTACATCAAATACATAAAGTCCTGTCCTATGTATTTGTTTCTGACTCTAAAACAgtaaaagtctgtaaaactactgTATCAACAACAATCTCTTGAACCAGAGCCACGTATTTAGGCTGTAGTTGTGACAACTAATGTAACAACTTTATATAAtactttttactttcatttgaGTTTAGGCCTTGTGTAAGTCACCCAGGTTAAGAATCATCTGCTGAGCAAAGGTATTGCCATTtatcatggacacacacacacacacacacagaggtgtcCTTCCCATAATGCTTGCAGGGTGGTCGCTGCAGTGTGGTCAATGCCACAGCCGCTGTTGCTACAACAGACAGCTTTTTTGCCGTGGTAGGCAGTATTTTTATGGAGCAACCGAAAGAACGCTGACGACTCAGGAGCAGAGATGCTTACGGTTACAGTggagaaacaacacacacatacacggaGAGGATGGGACACGGGGACAGGGATGGAAGGAGAGGTGAGAGGCAGTGGAGATGAATAAAATATGgattgaagaggaggaaagaaagagaagggggCGAAGAGTTGAGATAGCAAGGTGAAGAACAACTAGGTaagagggaggggtggagggcGAGccggcggtggtggtggtgagggagGACTGAAAGAATGCTGACGTCTCCAGAGCTGATTAGCGTTACAGCAGAGACATCACACCCACAGCCCAGAAAAATGCTGAGTATGGAGGGAGGATGGTGCGGGGAGTGCAAATGAcaagggaggaagaagagaagaaaaagagaggcaAGTGAGTAGGGgggtaagaggaggaggagagaggtgaggaaggagggaggaacaCTGATGAGGAAgaacaggagggagaggagaggggcagagacagaggaggaagagggggtgGGAAAGCGTTTGGGTGAAAATGCATCCTCAACACATTTGTAAGAGCTtagcttgtgtgtatgtgtgtgtgtgtgagcgtggaGGGGGCTGGTGGATGGAGGAATGGATGGAGGGGGATTGgggttggaaaaaaaaaaaaaacctgaactcAGCAACGACCACGACTAAAACCTCCAATTAGAAAAGTTCTGAGGCTGATCCAGTGTAATGAAACTACTGCTGAccatctatccctctctctcaaccttctgctctctctctctcacacacaaacacatacacacacacacacacacacacacacacacacacacacacacacaaggaaagcTTCACATCCTGTCATGTTGATAAATCAAGTCCTGAAGAAGGGATAAAAACGAGA
This is a stretch of genomic DNA from Paralichthys olivaceus isolate ysfri-2021 chromosome 8, ASM2471397v2, whole genome shotgun sequence. It encodes these proteins:
- the mafgb gene encoding v-maf avian musculoaponeurotic fibrosarcoma oncogene homolog Gb isoform X1, whose protein sequence is MNNTVTCSHNSALSAHQVCSEEQGNCGMTTTNKGNKALKVKREPGENGTSLTDDELVTMSVRELNQHLRGLTKEEILQLKQRRRTLKNRGYAASCRVKRVTQKEELEKQKAQLQQEVDKLANENASMRVELDALRSKYEALQTFARTVARSPTVGVGVRAGGGGGGVPSSVIGPLIPGKVATATSVITIVKSKTDARS
- the mafgb gene encoding v-maf avian musculoaponeurotic fibrosarcoma oncogene homolog Gb isoform X2, with amino-acid sequence MTTTNKGNKALKVKREPGENGTSLTDDELVTMSVRELNQHLRGLTKEEILQLKQRRRTLKNRGYAASCRVKRVTQKEELEKQKAQLQQEVDKLANENASMRVELDALRSKYEALQTFARTVARSPTVGVGVRAGGGGGGVPSSVIGPLIPGKVATATSVITIVKSKTDARS